DNA sequence from the Leptospira limi genome:
CGCAATGCCTTTGGGAATACAAATGGTGAAACCAGACTTTGGTCCGGAACAACCTGCCGCTTGGTTATAAGCCCAAAGGGATAACAAGAGTGCACTGATGGCATCTTTGTCTTTGTTGTCCTCTTTTTGAAAGAGTGAACAAGAGACGAGAGAACTAAAGAGTAAGATGGTGACGAGTGGTTTTCGAAAGTTTCTCATACCTTATATAACAAAAGGTATGAGGGTAATTTGCAAGAATTTTAGCGAGATAAGATTTGGTATTCCCACTCATTCACCAAACTTTGTTCGATCGGTGATGTGATGGTTGGTGGTGGTGTGAGGGAACGAGCTAATGTTTTTGTGCCAGTGACAGCTGGTGGTAATAACCGGTAGAAGGAATCTTCTTTTTTGCCACGGAGTTGGTATTCTTTCCATTCCTCTCGTGTGACAAACGCTCTAATCCTATCTTTCGAAGGAGTTGGTGCCGCTTTGAATGAAATACGTTTGTCAGGGATTGTGATCCTTTCTCCCTTTTTCACAAAGTTATCACTTTGGATGGGATTGGGAAAGAGTAACACAGGTTCCCCTTTTTGGTTTTCAGGAACTAGAACAACATACACATAATTGTCTTCGGCAGTTTCGATTTCAAAACGAATTGGTTCCCCTGCAACATAACTAGATTTGAGTGAGTTGATTTTGACTTGGGAAGTTGTACTTGATCCAGTGTGGGAGAGAGCAAGGTAGATGTTTTTTTTGTCTAGGTAACTTAGAAAGTCTGCCACTAATGTTTTGGATAAAGATTCAGGGAGGGCATTTCGGTATTCCAAAGTTTCGTGTAAAACATCCACAAAGGAAACCAATGCTTGTCCATCTTCCTGAGAAACGAGAATCAATTTTTCAACATGGGCCAAGGATTGTAAATTGGCCTTTGTTTCGGTTGTCGCTTCTCCCCGTTTGTCAAATTCCCAGGTTTTTGTTTCACTTGATGGAAAGGTAACCATGATTTGCCCACGCCCAGTGGATTGGATTTGTTCTTTGATAAAATCTCGTAAAGCCCGACTTTCTTCTGTGGAAGGGTAGGCCTCTATTGCAATTTTGTAAACCGGAGTTGTGGCAATCCGATCCGCTGAGAATACAGATAAAACGGCTATTGAGAAAATTACCAAAAATCGTTTCATGATTAACCTTGTCCTTTGTAGTCGTTCATGATTTGATCATTTTTTTCGTATTGTTCTTTGATGCGTTGGTAGTTCTCTTCTTTGATGGCTTTGAATTGTTCGAAGATCCGCATTTTTTCTTTTACAAATTCATCTAAAATTTGTTTTTTCAATTCTTTGCCAGAAACAACTACTTCTTCGTTTTGGCCCACTAGCGTTTGTTTGCCTTTTTTGTCGGGACTTACGGCAACCGTACCTTCATTCACATACACACCAGTTTCTACTTCCTTTAAGTCTTCGTCTTCCCCACCTTGACTTGGAGTTGCGACAAGGAATTCTGTTCCACGTACACCCGCAACAAAACTCGGATTGATTACGCTGAGTTGGGTATTGCTTGGACCCCCACCTGGTGGTTTGTGTGCTTTTACAAATAATTTACCACCGACCAAATTGAGTGTGGTGGATTTGGTTTTTGGATTCAATAAATCGTCGATGCGAAGTGTGGAAAATTTTGCCAAACGAATGGTTGCTTGTGTTGCCAATTGGATTTCGCAAGTTCCATCTTCCGTTGTGATGGAATCCCCTTTTTTTAGGACACTCCCTAATTTAACCGGTTCTTTTGCTTTTTTAAAACGGGGACCTGAGAGGTAATTGTTTCCTTGGATGAAACTAACGACTCCTACTTCTTCAGCAAATACGGTAGTGGTCGTGATTAAAAACAAAAATAAGGGAATCAAACGGATCATGCCACTTTTATAATGGGAGAGCGCAACCTTACAAGCCAAAAATCAGAAAAAAAAATCAAAAATTTCCCTACAAATCATTCATTTTAGAACCAGAATGATTTAATACCACCTATCTTTTGATATGTGGCGCGTTCTCTTCCTTTTTACAATGTATCTTTCTTTGGGAATCGGATCCTTAATGGCTGAAGGTTTCTTTTTATGGGAAGATTGTATTTGGGTAGGTCTCGAACGGAATGCACAGTTCAAATTAGAAAAAACAAAATCAGAATTATTCCCAATTTTACTAAGTGAAAAATGGAAACAATACCTACCTAAATTAGGAGTTCATTATTTTGGAATTTTTTCAAGGAACCGCGAACAATTAGACCAAGAGTATCGCGATGTTAGGATCCAAATCCAACAATTATTATATGATGGTGGTGAAATTGAACGAGAAAAACAGAAAATAGAAATCAAACAACTCATTCATTTGGAGGAGAAAAAAATCTTACGTGAAAAAATCTTCCAAAACATCTCCCTGGCTTACCTCAATGCAAATAAACGAATTCTCATCCAATCGATGTATGACCAAAGATTAGAACGTTACCAATTAGAAAATAGGAAACGAAATCTAGAAATCCAAACCAATCTATTACAAGCGTTAGAGACAAAATCATTAAAACAGTGGGAGGTGGATTTTTATGCCAAACGAATTCATTCCCAAGCATTAAGAGAAAGTTCTTACTTAGAATTAAAATCATCAATGTTTCTTGACCCAAGTGAAA
Encoded proteins:
- a CDS encoding FecR family protein, encoding MIRLIPLFLFLITTTTVFAEEVGVVSFIQGNNYLSGPRFKKAKEPVKLGSVLKKGDSITTEDGTCEIQLATQATIRLAKFSTLRIDDLLNPKTKSTTLNLVGGKLFVKAHKPPGGGPSNTQLSVINPSFVAGVRGTEFLVATPSQGGEDEDLKEVETGVYVNEGTVAVSPDKKGKQTLVGQNEEVVVSGKELKKQILDEFVKEKMRIFEQFKAIKEENYQRIKEQYEKNDQIMNDYKGQG
- a CDS encoding DUF4384 domain-containing protein is translated as MKRFLVIFSIAVLSVFSADRIATTPVYKIAIEAYPSTEESRALRDFIKEQIQSTGRGQIMVTFPSSETKTWEFDKRGEATTETKANLQSLAHVEKLILVSQEDGQALVSFVDVLHETLEYRNALPESLSKTLVADFLSYLDKKNIYLALSHTGSSTTSQVKINSLKSSYVAGEPIRFEIETAEDNYVYVVLVPENQKGEPVLLFPNPIQSDNFVKKGERITIPDKRISFKAAPTPSKDRIRAFVTREEWKEYQLRGKKEDSFYRLLPPAVTGTKTLARSLTPPPTITSPIEQSLVNEWEYQILSR